The Humulus lupulus chromosome 7, drHumLupu1.1, whole genome shotgun sequence region AgatttgggagagcctgcagaaggctatgggcacatagttgcggtttagtaccgcttatcatcctaagacagatggacaatctgagaggacgatttagatactGAAGGATATGTTATGAGCTTGCGTGCTGGATTttaggggatcttggagtaagtatctccctttgattgagttttcgtacaataacagaTATCAgatgactatcggagtggctccgtatgagatgttatatgggaggaagtgcagatcacccatccattgggatgagatgagtgagaggaggtatctaggtcctgaggttgtttagaggaccaatgaggcgattgagaagattaaagctcgaatgctcacctcccagagtcgccagaagagttactcagacttgagacgcattagtgtagagtttcaggtcggggaccatgtgtttctcaaagtttctcccttgagaggagtgaaacggtttggagtaaggggcaagttgagccctaggtttttttgacccctttgagattttggaacaggttggagaggtagcttacagattggcgatgcctccagctttatcaggggttcacaatgtgtttcatgtatccatgcttcggaagtatgtatcagattctacgcatgtgctgagttatgagaacttggagctggattaGGATTTATCGTATGAAGAGAAGCCAGTTCATATTCTCgatcgaaaggataaagtcttgcggagcaagatcatctcttagtgaaagtgctgtggaggaacaacaaagtggaagaggcaacttgggaacttgagacagatatgcgagatcgatatcccgagttatttaggtaatttcgaggacaaaatttctgtaaggaggggatagttgtagcgtctcaaattttttaataaggcttagggccttgattagcatttTGGGagagaaataattgatttaattatgttaatatgcgaatttgatgattatatgattagaaatgcatgtgttggGTGAATTAACAATGCACGTGGGCcatatttggttattaggggcatatgtgtaattttagcccgttgagggcataaatgtgatatatgtgtatattgtgattgataccacgagtgagtggtgatatatctgtgatgcacaatccgagatgatcctagggagcggtttagttaaatagtcacaacggggtcgaatacccagctcgggaggagtctaggggtatttcaggaatgtagtatgtgttcgggaattactgGGTAACGAGTAGTAATCTAGCAATTatttagacatgtcgggattaaacaggAACTTATAGgagcactcgaggaattagcgggacatgGAAAATGATGGAATTACCCTTAGGAGCATTAAAGGATTTAGAtaagcttaagggtattttggacttttggtTGGGGATGGGTTTACACACTTAGGCAGCTGATGACTTGAGAAAATACAAGAACTAAGTGAAAGACAAAACAACAACTCTCAGCTCTCTCCTTCATTCGACTCTCACTCCCTCTCTATGGTGCTTGAGAATTTTGGTGAAACCTTGAGGATTTTAGGCTGAAGAACTGGAGGGTTGTACTTGCTAAAGCttaaggattagctcaagggtgaaGGTATCAGCAAGGTAAGAAATTTCAACAATTGAATATCTTAAATTCTGCTGGATTTTGTTAGAACCTTAAGCTTGCATGAAAGTTGAATTTTGGTTTGATTTTGAGTGTAGGTGAGGATTTGGGAGTTGTCTTTAAgtggttatgatgcctaggctgTATGGAGAAGAAATCTAAACTTAATTATGGGTTGAATTGGTATTTGGGGTATGAATTTGGGgattaggctcgaggaaaacgcaggaaaaaagttgattttctgggtttggaggctcgagtcacaaccctgttcttcaggcgccgcggcccgtgtgctcgaagaggctggaaggccTTTGTTTTGCCTAGGCGCATTGCGACCTTGGGGGTGTAGGTCGCGACTCGTGTCCTCTAGAAGGGATGGTCTTGCCCTCTGGCTAAGTAGCAGGCTGCGACCCTAAAGGGCATGTCGCAACCCTAAATGGGGAAAAAGGGGAATTAAGGTTTTAAGGCTCGAGAACTCGAATCttaaaggcttgggaaggattctactacccggtttagtggaatccaaggtcccagaggctagattaatatttcgaagttatttattggtttagaacttgatggatggttattatgaatgcgttgtgactaggttttcaacaaggctcaggataaaggactgtgctcaggatcgcGGGATTTGGATAGCTCGAGACACACGTAAGAAAAccgttgtacctgtagagcagggcatggccctattgtttgtgtgaCAAAttacattatgtcacattatttaatctaacattatattattaaaaataatataacattaatgacaaaataaataaataacaatcaaataataACCCAATAAACAACTAGTTTTGTTTGATAAATGcttgaaaccttttgtctttattcAATAGCTACATATAAAGGAAGTACATAACAATATCCACTCAAATAGTCACATAAAGCAAGGTAAATGCAACAACTAAGCTACTACTTGTACAactatattaaaaattaataaaataaacttgACACATAACACTACTCTTTCTTCAAAGATAGAAATAGAAATTATAGTAAATAACCCAAAGCAATGGCATCAAGAAgctaatatcattttttttaaaaattgtagagaaatgactattttatattgttaattatCTAAATTGTTTTTGTCAATAAGTCTCTCATTTGCATCCCATTAAAAGTAATACTCATAATAAATAACCTCTCATTTTTTAggataataattaataaatgtccCTTATTTTTAAGTTAGAGAAAAATAGTatgttttcaaatttttaattttaatatacatttatttgtcttaatttatcttttctatcatttatctatttatttagaagcgtatgactttaatatagtagtatatgtatattagttttgttcaattagtttttattttaaagttacattgctttttttcgttttttatgggttgttggtatattattttataactaATGTATATGTTTTTAttggtatggtatataatttttttttcgatgatatttagtttttatcttattatacataatggtagtatataattttgtatcgtggtatatacattttaatagtaatatataatttttttcagcatagtatatacattttttagtaataattttgtaagttttgttggtatattatttttcaactcagtatatgtattttgcagtatgatatattattattttttagataatATTTAAGTTCGATCTTGTTATATGTAATGATACTATATACTTTTGTTAGCATGATATTTacatttttttagtaataattttttaagtgttggtatattattttccaactcaatatatatgttttttgtggtatagtatatcatttttttagatgatatttaatttttatttttttatatatataatggtgGTATATAATTTTCTTAGCATTGTATATACAATTTAATAGTGGTATATATTTTTGTTagcattttatatataatttaatggtagtatataattttgttagtatgttatatatgtttactgagtaatttttttttcattttttaagtgTTGGTATATTGTTTTCCAACTCagtatatatgtttttttgtggtatgatatattatatttttttagatgatATTTAGTTTATATCTTgttatatataattgtgatatataattttattaatataatatatttattttaatggtggtatataattttgttagcatggtatatacattttttgagtaataatatacgaattttatttttgttaaaaaaaattatagtgcggtatattgatttttttctcatgatatataaaatattataatacatatgatatatatatatatatatttaataacatgatatatttatttattgtgCTATGATATATCAAATTAATATACCATGCCATAAACTTATATACcataaacatttttttaaaaaaaaaaaaagacaaacaaaGTCAATTGATATGAAATAACAGTAATAAAATTtgatatattataacataaacaataTATATCATGTTAACAATAGTTAAAAAAACATGTAATCTTTATATAACATTAACCATACATACCATCCCacaaaaacatatacactagttAAAAAATGATATATCAAGAatccataaaacaaacaaaaaaaaaaaaatcaaaatagctttaaaataaaaattaatataccatgatattaaaatattaatatagttTACTAAAGGGCTTAGTTAggctattttattataaaattaaaaatatgatatttagtTACTTTCACGCAGCATCCAAAATAATTTTGCATCAAGTCCCAAAATAGAAACGTATCATTATGATTGGTTCCATTAGTTCCAACAATTTCAAAGATCAAgacaaaattattgaaattatcGGCAATCAAGTAATGCATATGCATTGATATCTAGGTATTTATCAACAAAAGTTATTGTCTTCATCATCAAATCATAGCTACATAGGAATAAAGACTCATTCTCGTAGCTTCTCCACCTTCACCACAAGCAAGACCAAGAACAGACTTCAACAAATGCTTCGGCAAGCTCAGGCAACTCCCCAGCGATGACAACCTAGGATCATCCTCTCCGGCGAAGGTATCGTTGCCATATTTGCTGCAATTCTAGTCAACTTCGTCGACGTACACCAACGGCTGACGACGGGATCCTTTGATACCGAATCTCTGCCCAGCCACGATTTTCGGCAAAAGATCTACTAAGTTGACTCCAGCTCCAGCAAATACGATGACGAAGAACCAGGGGAATGCCTAATAGCAACAGAGAACACCGACGACACCGAAGCTCTGCTTAGCTACCAATCTCGGCCAGGAATCCGGCACCATTCTCATCCAAGGGGAAGATCAGTAGACAGTGTaaaccgtaaaaatgtaaaaaaatttgCTTCGACCTTACAAACGAAAAATAATCCCACCTCATCGTATAATTGTTATTTCTTTGCTTAATATAGTGCTTTATGTAAATTTAtcaatttttaagttttttaaaatttgaCCATAAAatttaagaaaagtataattccatatttttgtaaaagccataaaattgaaaaatccccATAAATTTTTCTAATTCTTAATATCTGATATATGGCAAAACGATTTTGCCTTATTGGATTAAGCAAGAGACTTTATTGAGTGAGATTCCGAGTAGTGCTCCAAAAGATATTATCTGATTCTGGTTCATCTCTAATCCTATTGCTGGTTTGAGGTTAAAGAAGATAACACTTACTCAAGGGGAAAGCAGCAGCGATGGAGGTGAGTTGTTCTAATTATTTGGTATACTTCAAGATCAAATGCATGTTTATTTGATGAGATTGGTTGTTGCTCATCTTAGTTTTATCAATATTTTGTGAAATGATTGTGTCAAAATGCGTGAAAAATGTTGAGACTCTTGTTTTCTTCAGTACCAGTTTATTTGGAATATAAAGCAATTAGATTACGAATTGGAGAGATGCGTGAACAATTCCCAACTCATGTCTCCAAACCAAAacaaagaagagagagaaagggaaagaaaaacgaaataatGAGCAATGACTATATATTAAATAACAAAATAGCAACCCTTATTTTTGTCTATGAAAGGCATGTTCATGAATGTGGTCACAACCATTAAGCAAATTAAACACAacaaagaaaagaacaataagccACTAATAATACCTTATGCCTTTCCATTCTAATTCAAGCCAACCCCACATAGAAGTATAAGAATCATGAAAATGCCACGCAAGGATAAAGGAAGGGATGGAGAGAAAGCCAAAGTACATTCAACTTTCATTTGTGCTTTAAACTAGACAATATTACAAGAACGCATGTTATTTTTAACATCAAACCAAGCTGGTTCAATTTTGTTTAtgcttccttttcttttttttttcttttttgtttattgGAACATAAATCACAAGGACCCGTGCTTATTTTCTATGATTCAAGAACTCGGTCGACGTAGTATTATTTTCAGTTGCACCTGGTATTCAGCTTAAGATGATTTTTTATGCAACAAGGGATCAGAAATGACCTGGGGTTCAAAGTCTGGTTTCAAATAACGAGCAAGCATCTCTGCATACAACTCATACCTAGCAGTCATTCGAAATCCCCACTTGTCCTTCAGTTGCCTGCAAAGGTTCAGGTCCATGTCCGAGATTAATAACCCGTCTCTACAGTGTGAAAGAGATGGACTGCATGAAGCATCTGGAGCTGAGAAAAAACTGGAACCATAGAAGTGCCCGAAGTCAGCATGTTGTGGCTTCCCATCACCCGAAGTGAATGGATTGGGGAATGTTTCAGTCCCAACACGGTTGATTGACCCAACAAAGTAACTATTTGCTATTGCAGCATTACGAGCCTACAACATCATCAAATATCATGTTAATCTATAGTGAAGTTACATAAAGATGGAAAACTAGAGTAGGAAATAGATAATTACAGAACATTGAAATATAAACAAGATTTGTTCATAGAGCCCCCTTGTAATTGTTGTCAGTAAGAGAAAACCCGTGAATTTGACAACATCAAAGCTGTCCAACTCTAGTGTTGGGGAATAACTAATATGATTCATTGATAACCATACACATGAATGTCCACATGTAGATATGTGAATTGTAAGACATGAGATGGTTTCATTTGCAGTTTTTATCTCAtcaaaataatgtgaaaaaaaagCAGTCAGATTTTTATTGTAAATATTAGGAGGAATATTATTCTGGAGTTGATGAATGGTTTGCAGTCCTCAACTGAGCCAGGGATTTTGCTTATTCAAAAGGATAGTACTAGACATTTGACAAAGTATGATTTTTAGGCTGAATTAAATAATGGATGGTTTAATTTTAAATGAAATGGAGAAAGCTTGAAAGGAAAACGATTGAAGAAAGCATCCATAAGTTTGAGAATTCTTGAATTCTCAAACAAACAAGCAAAAtatcaaaactaaaataaaataaaaaataaaaaaagcagCAAAATTCAGCACCTACCACGACTTAAGAACTAAAAAGAAATCACAAAGAAAGCAAAAGATCACACAATCAGACCCTTGAGTTAACAAAATGCCACAATCAGTATTGAAGCTGCATCTAGAAATTCTCCAATGGCACAATATGCCAGCCTGCAACTTCTATGAAATTTAGTTTAAGACCAAAAGTTAGATTCTACAAACTTAAATGATGAGATCACTCTTGAACAGAACCGTTTTCATTATGGTCCACAATTTTAGGTCTTGGTTAtaactcaaaataaaaaataaaaatttatgcaAATGGTTCGGAGAGTTCAAGGGGAAAATATCACACAAACAGAAACTTAGTTAAAGAAATTAACCTCAATGGGCCACATCGGTTCACTTAGTTCACCAACAGTAGCTGAAGGATTGAAGACAATCTCTGCACCATTCAAGCCAAAAGCTAACCAATTCAAAGGGTGGTGCCTTCCATAACATATATTTACAGCAATTTTCCCATAAGCTGTCTCAAACACAGGATGTCCAGTAGTTCCTTCCATGTAATACGTGCTCTCATTGAAGTCTCCAACTCTTGGTATATGGTTCTGCTCAATAGTATTGTAATATTGATTTCAACATAGACGAATGCAAAATCCACAAAGCAATCAAACAGAGATGAATTTTACTAAGTTTACCTTCCGATGCTTGCCAATTATGTTGCCATGATTGCCAATTATGACAGCTGTATTCCATATAGTCTCTCCGTGATTAATATCTCTCTCAAGAATAGGACTCACAATAACCATGTTATATTTTCTGGCAAGATCTTGAAGAAATTGTGTTGATTCCCCATCAATAGGTTCTGCAAATTCACACCATCTCTTCTCCCGCGTACAAAAGGCAAAGGGCATCATCCACGCTTCCTGAATTAAGTTTCTATGAGTTCATGTACTTTTGCTAGAATAAGATAGAATAtcactaaaattattttttcactACAAAGCCAAATGATGGTATGACCTACTTGTAAGCATAATATGTTTACTCCAGAAGCACCAGCAGCATCGATTATCAATTTTAACTTTTGAAAGATGGCCCTTTTTTGGTCTAAGAAGGCGGCAGTAGTCGGAAGAACTATAGAGTTTTGAATAAGACCAACCCTAACTACTCGAGGTTCTCTCAATAACTCTTTATCAGCATGAAAGCAGAAAGCCTGAAAGAAATTACAGATTAGCACAAAATATCAGTACCAGCATGGCAATTAAAATTTGTCAAGAGAAAAGGAATGGAAATCTTTTGAATAAATAAGGCAATGACCAACGAACAAAGTCAAATTGGTTTTCATTAACTTTTCAAATGTGAAATCAGCTTCAACCAAAGGGCTCCAATAATTGTTCTGGAATTTAAAAGTTTACTTCTAGAAGAGATGATctccaccaaaaaaaaaaaggatgatgGTAGAAGAGATCCAAAGAGACTTTAATGTTAACACTGGACAAAGCAAAACTCGAGAAACACTCACGTGAGTTACAGAGTTAACCTGGTATCAACTTTCCCCAACACCTTTTCCTATATAAAGCTGTAAAGAATTCCCAAGAAAAAGTCAAAAGTACTTTCACATCACTATTTTTGTTCACGCCCAACTGGAACTATATTATGCCATACAATCAAAGCTTATAACTCGCCTCAAATATACCAAAATAAGGTGCTAGTACCACGTAAACAAAAGGGTGTTAATGGGCTGCCATATGAATGAGATGCACACCTGGAGATCAAAATTATGTTCTGAAGAGAGTGCTTTAGCAGACCCTGGGAGCACAGCAGTTTCAAGTGCCTTTGCACAATTGAGTCCCAAAAGCAAGCGGCTGACTTCCTGCAAAAGCAAACTATACGATTAAACAACCTTTGCTAAGCGAAGACACCAAAAAGAATTGTTACTTGCAGAAGTGTTTTCAAATGGAATGAGTAACTAAAATTAATCACACATTTTGCTTTGAACGACAGTCATCATTTCATGCGTGTATTAATACTGATGACTAAAGTTTATACACTGCAACAACAGTTGTACAACTCAACATAAACTAATAAACCTCTATCATCATTTGCAAACTACAGAACCAATCAACTCAAAAAGAAGTTCATTAGGCCACTTACCATtcacaataattatgtttaacaAAAAAGATGAAAACCTACTTGCCTTCACAAGTATGCAAAATCTGGAACTCATTTTCTTTGTTAAAAACTAAGCACTTGTCCTAGGTCAGGGATTTTTGACACTCAAAACATATCAAAACCTTAAATACAGCCAATATAAGTAACTTAATCAATTCATTGGAAATTTCAAAGATTTGAATCATTACAAATAAAGAAAAGATACAGATTATAAAAGTTTCCGTGACTTTAATTATCCATGCATAGCAAACTCAAACTAAAATCCATTTAGGAAAGATAAATCGCCATACTTTTCTCCCTCTCTATAAATATAAATTGTTATAGTGGAAATTTCAGGACAAATTAAACCTCGTTGACTAATAGAGTTCAGAGCACTAGTGGTTACACAGCACAAACAAGAGATTGAAAACCATGAAAAAATCAATCGACACATTAATTCACGAcccaaaaataaaacaataaaaaggaagatGATAGAAACCTGAAATAGATGGGGTTTGAGATTGGCGGCAAGGAGATGGTGAAGTGAGTCGTAGCCACAAATTGATCCGTCAATGGAGGTCGACTGGGTTGGTTGCTGAAGTTCTCCATTTACAGTTTCAGTCTCTTCCTTTGCTGTTTCCATTTTCCCTATGTTTCCACTTCTTCTCTCTCTGCAGAAAGCACAGGAGGAGGAGTTGGTGTATGATGAGTCGATTGAGTCAGAAGGCCACCGAGGTTTGATGATAATATGATTCACTCCAAACGGCTTAACTGTTCTTTCGATTATTTTATTGGTTCTCTCCCATCCCATGTGTTTTTTATTTACGTATTTATTTATACTTTACTACTGAGACGACACGTCGTGTAGCATTTTACATAAACTAATCTAGCTCATCTACATGTCTAATTTTTTTAGTTTGAAATTAATTCCATATaggatttttttcaaaaatttacaaaaagtgtaaaattttaaatattctccatttaaaaaaaatagatattttagttTAAATATAGGAACACAATTTCCTTTCTTTTGAAAATGTAGGAATGCCTTTTCTAACTTTAAATTAAGAACCTCAAATGTCTAATAACAAATGACAGCACAAAATAATACTCAAATATCAACAATAAAACAGATGAAAATAAAGCTAAAGAACAGAAAAGCAAATAAATGACACCACGTATTTTATAATggttcaacaaaaaaaaaattggcttaCATTTAATCCACTATCTTGTTTCTTTAATATGTACAGAGTAATGGAGTACAATACAATTGAACAGTCTTAAACTCTCAAATAGACTTTCTCTCAACCACACACCCGAACAGAACATTTTCCCAACAATTGTGCAACTCAATACAAAATTCTTTAACTCTTTATTCTTTCTATGTGTTgagtttaattaaatataatagttaagatgtttacacgttcaTATGCAAAAtacttaacgattttcacttaaggtgaagtgaaaatatgagattgttTAGAAGACATCTAAAAGTGATTTTTATGGGTCTAAAAGTGATACAATAAGGTATTCAAACATTatcaaaaagtttgggagcatttggaggtgttttgagacaagtcttggagTGCCAAAACAAAGGCAAGAGGCGACATGTCGCTTAGGGCTTTAAGACCCTAGTTGAGACAGACCAGGCGatgcttgggaagctcgggacacaggtaagaaaactgttgttccCGCAAAGTttgtatgcagggcagggccctatataattgtgttgcagggcgtaacCCTTTGATTGACTTTATTCATGTTCAGTAtctgctttattatgctatgtatgcaattGTGTGAATGttcagcaagagccgggaacggggCAGGCCGAGGTgggcaaggccgggaacggcaaggggccgggaacggtgtaaaGCATGtgaagtgcaaggccgagtgcggaaagaggccgggagcagcgtttagcacgcggggtgagagttgccagggcgagaccctaaaggatacctaggatatccttacggtgcagATTGCGAACTCAGgtcctggtaaagcgcctgggacggaaTGGCCGTATTTGTATAGCCTAtcgatggcctgtttatatgctaaatgTTTGATATGCGTATGTTatatgcttgtgagggttttcttgctgggcttcggctcaagggtgctctgtggtgtaggtaagggcaaggggaaagtcgatcaaccatgagtacggagaacgtgatgcggcgcgtacatgtttgtccTGCCTgactgccacagccaggggtattttgggagatgtttgtactgaaactagattttgtcgtttagctgactctgattatatttttgagttgtaaatatttctaaacagtattttgggatcccaaatgttaaacgttttatgactttcagtaaatagaattattttc contains the following coding sequences:
- the LOC133788957 gene encoding beta-ureidopropionase, with amino-acid sequence METAKEETETVNGELQQPTQSTSIDGSICGYDSLHHLLAANLKPHLFQEVSRLLLGLNCAKALETAVLPGSAKALSSEHNFDLQAFCFHADKELLREPRVVRVGLIQNSIVLPTTAAFLDQKRAIFQKLKLIIDAAGASGVNILCLQEAWMMPFAFCTREKRWCEFAEPIDGESTQFLQDLARKYNMVIVSPILERDINHGETIWNTAVIIGNHGNIIGKHRKNHIPRVGDFNESTYYMEGTTGHPVFETAYGKIAVNICYGRHHPLNWLAFGLNGAEIVFNPSATVGELSEPMWPIEARNAAIANSYFVGSINRVGTETFPNPFTSGDGKPQHADFGHFYGSSFFSAPDASCSPSLSHCRDGLLISDMDLNLCRQLKDKWGFRMTARYELYAEMLARYLKPDFEPQVISDPLLHKKSS